From the Salmo trutta chromosome 25, fSalTru1.1, whole genome shotgun sequence genome, the window CCGCTTACTGTAGAAGGTGAGGTAGCCGAACAAAGCAGAGACCAGGTAGAGCAGGAAGCTCAGAGAGATGCTAACATTCGTCACATTCTGCATCCTCTTCTTACTGGGCCTAAACACACATCAGGAGACGGATTTATTATTTCAggatacatacatttaaaaaggcCCCACAATACATACATGATAACTGCAGAGGCCATTATCATTTCCATAGCAATATGCTGTGAAAGTAAACAGGAAATGACTGCCCACTCAGCCTTGTAGTTTTTCGGAATGCTCTTCAATAGTCAGAAACATAGCACAATGGTATTCAAGAGCAAAACTTTCATAAAATGTATCTGGTAGAAGTAAATTCATCAACaaacaatatatattaaaatgaCTGCATTTTCATGAATATGACTATATAATCGTAAAGCCAGTTAAAAAAAGCATGGGAGATGATACGTAAGTAAAGTGGACGTCACTTTCACATCCTATTTGTCcagaaatatatacatttagtGAGGAAGGATGAGGATAAACGGCGGCTGAGGTTATTATGCTTGATTAACAACAAGACAGTGTGACCCCATGCAGGCCGAGGGTTGTAGTAAGGACATCGAATACACAGGTATGTACAGTATGATGTGCATGGGATGTGTCAGGCAGGGTACTGACCGGTCCATCTCACTGTAGATGGGCAACACGGCAGTGTGGCAGAGGAAGGAGAAAGCCAGGGTGGGGATGGTGTAAGCACTCTGAAACACACAATCATTCACCACACTGCCGTCATTTAGGCCTTAGCAGTTTCTACGGTAACCCGGGGAGGGGGAGCGGTTTCTACGGTAACCCGGGGAGGGGGAGCGGTTTCTACGGTAACCCGGGGAGGGGGAGCGGTTTCTACGGTAACCCGGGGAGGGGGAGCGGTTTCTACGGTAACCCGGGGAGGGGGAGCGGTTTCTACGGTAACCCGGGGAGGGGGAGCGGTTTCTACGGTAACCCGGGGAGGGGGAGCGGTTTCTACGGTAACCCAGGGAGGGGGAGCGGTTTCTACGGTAACCCAGGGAGGGGGAGCGGTTTCTACGGTAACCCAGGGAGGGGGAGCGGCAGTGTGTGTGCGGATCTAGTAGTTGGAGTAATAATAGTCATTACCAACAAAACTGAAGTGTGGTAATGTCACACACGTGTTATTCCATACACTGCACAACCCTGCACTCTTAATGATTGGGAAATGTCACCAGTGACCAACTAAGAACTAGAGACAGACGGTGCCATTTCCTGAAGCGCTAAAAGATCCATAAGACTGCTTCTGCAATTGTAATCATTGTACTGCACTACTTATTGCAGCTTACCAATTATTATATAGCTTCTGTGTGTTTTATGGACTACATATCCAGGGTTGATGGAAACAACTTTTCAACCAATGCAGACATACCTTACTGGAGATGACAAAGAGTTTGGGTGTACATTCCGATTCCGAGGAATTGGATATCTGGAAAAACGTTATGAACAGAGAAAATGCAGCAAGGTTAAAGCTATtcccttcttttttttcttaaacGAGACCAGTTGTAAAAGGTGGCTGAACATGTGAGCGTTGTTGGGGTAGATTAAATTCCAGTCATGGCTGTGGAGAAATGCAAATAGCAGCCATTTAAAAATGGACCCAAAGCCGTGACTGTGTACAAGGAAGCAATAGTGCTGCGCTTATATCCAACAAGGTCAAAGGTCACTTCCTTGCACTGGCGAGGTCATAGGTACTTCCTCCCCTCCAGGACTGGCACCAATCACAGTGCAGTGTTCCCTGGTCTTCGTCATACATAACTAGCTCAGTCAGCCACCAAAGCCTCCCATTCAGAAACTCAATCTCCAGGATTGTATCCTATGGCCTAATCCTATGGCCCTGAACCAGGCCTGCAGTAAAGCTCACAGCCTTCAGGTCAATGTGACCAACAGTATTTGGTGTGTGTGGCCAGGGCAGTTTGCATTGTGGTTGTTACCTGGTTGATGCTCAGGGTCACATTGCTTGGGAGGGGGCAAGGGATGGCCGATTTCTTGACCACAACCTGGGAAGGAGGCAACAGGTCAGGTGGATTATGGAGGAAAAGAAACAAGTCCTTTACAAGCATAAGATTTGAACTGAACTCACCACAACTGTAAAGAAGAGAATGAAGAGGAATGCAAGGCTACTGGTGTAGCCCAAGAAACCTagagggtggaaggagagagatggtgataTACACGGCCATCAAAGATTCAGGGGCAAGAGCGCCAGATGACGAGGCCAAACAAGGCCACTCACCAATCTTGGGCAGCAGAGCCAGAGGTAGAACCACACACACCGTCACCAGAATCAGCAACATTTTGCCATCTTCATACCAGGCCCCCCTACAGAGAGATGGTCAGagaggatgaagggagagagggaaagagaatatTTTCTTTTTTCATAGATGAGTTGATATCTTCAGAACCCCCCCCCCGGCTTATGATGAAGACACAAATGGGGAATCTCCCTCTCCCCTGGAcccctccaaaaaaaaaaaaaaaaagtcctctATTTCATGCTCAAATACAGCGAGACAGTCTCCTCATGTGGTATAAATTAAAGGCTTTAACTCTCACAAACCATAACAATTATGTAATTCACATGCAAACGTTCTGTCGCTCTGTCAGATGGGGCCAGATTTCAATTGCTGTTTTTTTTTCTGAGGGAAAATAATATTTTCCTTTGCTGAGGGATAGCCTTGGGAGGTTTATTCAGAGGGCGGGTGgtgggagagcgagggggggtGAAAGGGTAACGCGTGGAAGGCTTGCTGGCTCCGCTGGGGTCGATCGGGATGGGGGTAAGCGGTGGCTCTGGCTGCTGTGTGTTGGGAGGGAAGGAAAGTGACGCAGTGTGGGGTCATGGGGGACTGGCTTCAGGGCTGTTTATGGGGCTACCAGTATCAGCAGCACCTGCTCTGACCACATCAACACCAAGTGACTCGTTTGGCAGTTTCACAGCTCCTGGGTTACCATAGTGGCCCAAAGTTTTGTCTCTGGCTGCACGGGGTGGACATTCCTTAACAGGATGCCATGTAAACAACCACTGACCCAAACGCCTGTCTCAGCTCAAATCTAAACCCTTCCCTAGGACAATCAGGTTACACTACTGTTCAGTTCAGAACCTTTCCTCTGCTTCTACCCACACTGCTGCTGACAAAGGGAAGCCCATATCGCCACTGGCTATCTGGAGGATATGGATCAACCCTGGTTAGTTTACtcaatggagggggggggggggggggggggggggggggggattgttgAAATGCCCGTGAAATGTGGTATAACAAGCTGCAGGATGGGACTGAGTTTTGACTAGCTCTGCCAATGAGTCCATCTCCACCAAGTGTTGGAGATTAGCATAAATCTGGTCAATGCAGCAGAAACCTATCCCAGCTGTCCATGACCGTGCCTGGCTTCGTCAGTGGCCTTTAACAAGGGCCCATTGACTTACCGTAGGCAGTACATAAATCACTACAGACACGACTCGAAGGCTCCAAAATAGACTACAACTGACTGCCTTTCACTCTGGGATACCAAGATAAATGAGGCTGCAAAGGGGAAATGCTTTTTAATATAAATCAACTGGAGTATTTAGCATTTAATGGGCTTCAATATGAGTGTGTTAACATCCCAAAGCCACTCATCAACAGCGCTGTTTTGTTTCCCTCAGCACGGCCGTAATTAAAATGGCAAAACTGATATCCCGTTGTATTGCTCTGATTCCAGGGAACATATGCAAGAGATTTGGGGCGAGGGAGTGCCTCTAATACAAAGCAGCTGTGAGGGGAAGAGTCAGATGTTGACGGACTGGGCCGAGACCAGCCACAGCTATCGCTCAGCTCAGTGTGGCTGGTAATAAAGTGATACAAGTTACATTCTAGGCCTTGGACTTCTCTGTGGGCTGTTCTCGGGAGGTAGGGAGGGGAAGGGGTACGTCTTCCAGGCAGCCAGGCCCAAATGACGGCCAGGACACTGGTGAAGTCTGAGGGATGGTTCTCAGTCAGAGGAACAGTTCCTCCAATGCTGCTCCACGTTACACAACACCACTGAGGCTTTCCTCCAAGCCCTGCTAGACAGAGTATTGTGGTTTGGTGACATATTTCCTCCACATTATTCATGTGATCTTAGCTGAATCTGATGCCTGGCTAGGTATGAGTAGTTAATTCCAGGTTTAGCTGCCTTGTGGTTAGAATTCTCTTCGTCTTATGTCAGTTCTTTGATCCAAATCTGCTCTAAATGGCATTTTACCTGTGTCAGTCAGGTCATGTGATTAATGCACCATATGGACAGAAATAACTGTTAGTGATAAGGCAGCTAAACCACAGGAAGAATGTCTTGGTAACTAGTCTCTTGTTTGAACAAGAGGTCTACTCATTTGAATTGAAAATGCAGGAAGTGTATGCATACCCAGAGGTCTCTGGGCTCAGGAAGCTGGCGATGGCTGCAGGAAGCTCTGTTTTCAAGATGAACATGTATGACGACATGGCTGGGGAGGAATATCAACAGAGACGTTCATTAGAGAGAGTTACAACCACATTGTTCACACGCAAGAGCAAATAGTCAAATATGCTGTTCCAACCAAACACAGGTCAGACAAAGGTTTAGAATATTAGTCCACATCTCTCCAAGCTGACAGAGGTGGGGCAGCAGACTCCGGGGATCACCCAGCTAAGCCTAAATTGCAGACACTATGCAGATGTTTCCACTGCAGAAGCCCTGTCAGGGCAGCCAGAATGGAGAGGGAAGGAATACTAACAATAATGATCCCTGACACTAATCCAGGtatttctcctcctccctcctgcttCCTAGGAAACAGGAAATCGTATGAGTCTCATAAGCCCCCACCCAAACTCTTCTGACAGCCAATCAGAGGCCAGACTTTAGGTCACTTCCTGTGGGTCAGACTTCCCACCCCTAATATGAGAGAGCGGGGCAAAGGGACAGAGGGAGCAAATGACATGAGGTGAGAAGTGTTTAGGTCAGGGTAAGTGAGAGAGTGTTAGTCAGTTGCTATGGTTAAGGGAGGCAGCGTTATGGGGATTAGGTTGGGGAATGAGGGAGGGCCAGGGCTAGCTGCCTGGACCAGACTGCCCTGGGGCTGGACTTCCTGTCTCCTTTAAACTAAACTGTACCCTTATCCCTACTGATCCACTAATTGTTTTCATTAGAAAACTCTTCCAACACTACtgcccacacagacagacacacgcacagataCTCATTAGGCGCCTATCATGGACTCGCACAGATGAAATGAACACTGTGCCTTTAACAGTGTATTTTCTCATAGGATTTGGGGTAACCCCAGCATCACATGCCAACTTGTCTCTGCCCTGGCCTTAATGAAGTGCAGTTAGTGTTGGCATGCTTTACTATGGGGGTGCCAGGAATCTCCATTCCTCAGACATAATAACTCAGTGGTAATAGCCCAGTGGTATTATAGCCCAGTGGTATTCCTTGCTCACACATTCTCTCTGAGCTCAGTTCACAGACACTATGGTAAACACAGTACACCTAGTCTGGAATTTAGTCTGACGTCTGGCATATGGACCACAGAACCCCGACCTTCCTTATGACCAGGCATAAAATACATTCACGGGTCCATATAGACTTTGACATGGGGAACATGATGAAACATGATGGAATTGTTTAGATTCATGCAGTCATTTACGGTAAGTAGACAACATCTTCCACAAGCCAGACACATTGGTAGTGGGGAATATACTTACATCTCTAAACATAAGGCCATGAGCATAAAAATAATATTGATTAAATCAAAAGCTGTTGAAATATGGTCTTCAACAAAAAAAGGAGAATTGGTGTACTGTGTAATGTatttgtgtatgtacagtatgtatcctgTAGACACAGTGGGAAGGTGTATTCAGCACAAGACAGAGGCACTTTCATTAAGCTAGTGGGCGGGGGCCTGTGAGAGCCCTAGGCCTGTGGTTCCCAACCCTTtcagttactgtaccaccaactgaattttactCTGCCTgaagtacccctgaagtaccccctcatgtgcattttaccagtaggcctatgatcTCATGAgacttctcaagtaccccctgtggataggccaagtacccctagTTGGGAGCCATTGCCCTAGGCCATGTAGTAATTAAGGTCAATAGGCCCATCAGCTTTTGGCAGGGTAGATAAGTGTTTTACCCAGAGTGAGCTAATTGCACCCCTTATAAAAGGACGGACAGGGGGGCATGGCAGTGCATAGGCCCTCTCTCAAGGACTGCCCCATGCTGGGACAACCACAAACATTTCAAAGGGCACTGCGATAATAATCCACTCAGccctgctgctaatgactggGCAAGAGAGAGCACCTCGGCTACCATCTGTGTGAGAAGtagggctgaggaagggagggggaggtaggAGTGGGGGCTCCCATTAGGTCTCATCACTGAGGGGTGGGACTATGAGGGTCACCATCTGAGACCAATTAGTGTGTTTCAGCCCCATATGGAAGGGGCCAGAGGGGACAGTGCCTTGAGGTTAAAGGTTATCAGGGACTCGGGCCAATGGCCACACCAGGAAGGGTTGTGATGCAGGGCCCTTTGGTTTCCAGCAGGAGGCCCAGTAAGACTGCAGTAAACATGAGTCAAATGAGCAGTTTATTTACTATTATttcatttgacctttatttaactaggcaagtcagttaagaacaaattcgtatttacaatgacgtcattgacgcctcttgcactgagatgccgtgccttagaccgctgcgccactcaggagccctaaaAGGAGTGGAGATGCCAGGGGTTGAACCCGGGGCCTCATACAGTTACAGGAAACATATCCAGCTTGACACCCCCCTCACTCCCGCCAGTGACACATCTGATACTGTGACATCATTGAGGCTAAacagagccaggtctgcctcaCGTAAGATGTTACTTCTCAATGGTGCTACTTCATTTCAAATGTTACAACTGCAGGATGCAGAATTGAGGAACTTAAGAGCAAAGAAACAAAGCTGACCTTACCTCCAATGTTTTGGATGAGAATAGTGACTCCAACAAGAACCTACAAAATTTAAAAGGGTGTTACTTGAATGATAAGATTATTTCCTACGCAGGTACAAAAGTGAAATATCAAGGATCATAACGTTCCATAACTGTGTAGTACTGTACTAGGCATACAAGTCAAGCTTCATGTCTTACTTCCTCCTTGATGGAAACAGTGAATAATATTTATTTGCGACTTATGATTTGTTATTCGGACTCACTTTGCCTGGCTTCTGCAAGGCTCTGCCTCCTAGGTCTTCATATGAGGTGATACCTATGGGAGACAGATAAACACATCAATCCACTAtaaacaaacatactgtacattctctACAGTTCACACCTAATCTGGAACAGGAACTATATGGAAGTGTACTATAATTCTAATTCCCATTGACATCTAAACCAACTCTCAGGAGACAATACTGGTAGTAACCTACTCAAGACGATTGAATTAGAGGTGTGCCATCACCTGACTCATCATGTGGGTTTATTTTAGCTTGACTAAGAGATCAGATGGAATGAGCTAGAttgacattattacactgtcaGCCTAATCATGCTATATCATACAGACACAGATGACATGAGATCTGAAGGCCAGCTCACCTGTATGATCACACAGCTTCAGTAGGAGGTGTATAGAGTAAGCTGCCAGACTGGACACTAGCAGCAAGAGGATACTGCAGACATGGTGGACATGGAGCCACATTCACATCACAGTGACATACATAGAGATACAGTTGTAGAGCTTGTATGGGAAAGCTGAGCACATAAAGGATTTAAGAGGCAGCTCAATTCTTTCTTAAAAATATGCCTGGATGTGTTCTACTCACCAAAAGCCCACTATGCCTGTGTTGGCCATAGTATAGGCCAGGCCCAGGATGCCACTGCCCATGATGGCATTCATCAGGTTGAAGACCGAGGAGGTAAAGGAGGCCCCTTTAGCCCTTGGCTCCTCTGCTCTCTGGAGAGGTAGCGGAAGAGTGAGGGGGGGGGGCATAAGGAGAGCTCAGTCAATCACAAGTCAATATACAACTCACTACACAATAGCTTACTTTTACTTGAAAGCACAATTTCTGATACAAAACAATCAAGAAAGGGACACACGGACTGACTCTACTACTTAGAGGAAACCCTTCTGAGATGTAATGGTGATGAGGATCACTGCACTATAATGAAATGTAGGAATGGAATGAGGGATGAGTGGATTTGAGCCATAGCCTGCAGGACAGCTGCCTGAGCTGGGTATATTAAGGGTGATGCCTGGCTCGGCTTGGCCTCTCTATTAGGGAATACCCTGGAGAGATCCAGCCACAACCCTGGTGTCAGTGTCACAGCAAACAGGACTACGAGTCTGGATTAACATACACGTTTTTGGATCTGATATAGCCAAGGTTACAGCAGTGGACAGGAAGTGCACTAttattacatcaaatcaaatgttattggtcacgtgtttagcagatgttattgcgggtataGCGAAtagcttgtgtttctagctccaacagtaaagTAATATctgacaatttcacaacatacaacacacacaaatctaagtaaaggaatgggattaagaaaatattaatatttggacaagcaatgtcagagcggcatatactaagatacagatacattatatacatacgagatgagtaatgcaaaatatgaaCACATTAAAAAGTGACTAGAGGGCTAAACATGAGGCGATATGGGAACTTGCAGAGAAGCTCTTTCGGTGCCATAGTAAAACCTCTGAGGTGCTCCAATTCCCGTGTAGGTTAATTTGTTTCACAGCCATCACCATAATGAGTAACCAGTCCAATCAATCATTTTAAAGACTAGTGTTTCAATGCTTGACCTTATTAGGGGCCATTATTTTCTTTGTCATGACCTCAAAGGTTCACTTTACAGTGGGATGTGAAAAAGCCAAATTTAACACACAAAAAATGCCAAAGAAATATGTAGCCTACTAGTCACTACCTGCTGGCGCAATAATAACTTTTAACAAATCATTCTAATGGGATTCG encodes:
- the slc38a6 gene encoding putative sodium-coupled neutral amino acid transporter 6, which codes for MIINGEGTTVHSDHWAAAEDMGSETNPLLGNRAEEPRAKGASFTSSVFNLMNAIMGSGILGLAYTMANTGIVGFCILLLLVSSLAAYSIHLLLKLCDHTGITSYEDLGGRALQKPGKVLVGVTILIQNIGAMSSYMFILKTELPAAIASFLSPETSGGAWYEDGKMLLILVTVCVVLPLALLPKIGFLGYTSSLAFLFILFFTVVVVVKKSAIPCPLPSNVTLSINQISNSSESECTPKLFVISSKSAYTIPTLAFSFLCHTAVLPIYSEMDRPSKKRMQNVTNVSISLSFLLYLVSALFGYLTFYSHVDSELLLSYDTYLPRDVLVMAVRLAILLAVLLTVPLIHFPARKAMSVLFCGDRPLSWVYHIFSTLLILTIVMLLAILVPDIRNVFGVVGSTTSTCLLFVFPGIFYLRLSNQPLKSLESVGAVCLLIFGLFVGLLSLCVIVVTWAQNP